The Aythya fuligula isolate bAytFul2 chromosome 5, bAytFul2.pri, whole genome shotgun sequence sequence aATGATCTCccaatatataaaataaactttacacGTAGTCCCCACTTTTATACaaaatagtattattttttttttgtacaaaagaTTTGGCATCAGCAGCTTGCAGACAATCAGCTCCGGAACAGGAGGCCCAGCAAGTGGTCTTcacctggcagcaggcaggagtgGCATGGAATTATGGCATTTGTCTGGTTTTAAAGAACCCAGGACACGATCAATAAAACTTCAGTCCCTTTCTCTAGTGAATTCACTGCATATTCCTTAAGATGTTCCTGAAGTTTTCCAATTCTTTAACACTCGTTGAAACCCTATgtacaaggaaagaaaaacatcagagcAACATACGCATcatacttaatttaaaaaataaaataaaatcaagaaaggGACTGCTATCAAGGAAACCTTCAAGCAGCTCTTGGGAAGAGAGAATTTAGAAATTCAGCTAAATTAAGGTTCTGGTTCAGCCAGGCTCTAACTAATTTTGTAGACTCTTTATAAAGCAAACAGACATGAGGTTCTGTTACCGAGGCACAGCGGAACAGGATGTTACAGAGCTTAGCAGTGATCAGACAAACCCATTAACTAGAGGTCAAGAAGCAGACCATAATATTACCAGCTGTGCAGGCAGCTCGCTGAGTCTCCTTGTGGTGTAAGCTTGTTTCTTCCGAAGGCTTTTTTCGCTCACCTACCTCATTTTCTTGCTGAATGCATTTTGCCCCTGGAGCATCGGCAGCAGGAAATGCTGGATTGGACTCAGAGGATAAGgtccaccccctccccagccaacACTGCCCTCTCTTTTAAGaaggttttgaatattttgaataacCCAAATCACTTCTaagcaaaaagcaaagatgCAGGTCTGCTTTAAAAGGCTCTTCTAACCCACAGAGGTAGGATGTGAGGTTGGAGTCAGAGCTGAGAGACAAGCTGCCCGCCTTCAGTCTTTTCACACAGCAGAACTCACTGAGCAAAGTTTTagcagggcagcagagggggaaggggaagaaaagaaaaaggctcttTGCCTGCCAGCACTCAGCTTCCTCTGAAAACAGACTTTCAGAGGGTCTGGAGGTCTCCTGCATGCAGACTTTTCCAGAGGCTGTGCCAACATGGCAATATAAAGGCAGAACCAATCCCAGCTCCTCTCATCtaaggagagcagagcagctgtgctCAGGAGGGGAGGCAATACAACATCCCTGGATAAGGGGCTTTTGGGGTTTTCCAGCTTTGACTGACACACATTAGGGGCTCCCTGTTGCTGCCAATTCACACTGCAGAAGACAATCAGGACCACTGAGCTTTAAGCATTGGCAGCAACATCGACTGAAAAATCCTTTACAAACCTGATTGCCAGAAACTCCAGGTCTGTCAACACCACCAGGCGGTAATGTATAACCAAAGCTTCTTGCAATCTCCCCTCTCCCCTAAATGCCTTGTTATCCTTTCCTGCCAAAAACCTAATCCAGCTCCCCACAGGGCTGCACTGATGGCTTCCTGACAAATGCAACGATTGCAGACAGATCTGGGAACAAACTGGTGGGAGTTTGATGCTTGGAGGAGAGTCTGAAGTGGATATAGAACAGGTAAGAAGAGCAATCTCTGTTTGGGACAGTGTGCTCACAGGACAGTCACACAGTTTCTTGAAAACCAAGTTTTTATATCTAAATTCAAGCACTTCCTTGAATtccttacaaaaatataaataacttgTTTTAAGTTGTTCTACCTGTTGCACTTCTACATGAACATCCTCTGACATCTGAGAGCTTCTTGATGAGAAAGTATGATCAGAACAGGAATTAACACCAATACTAGTGATGAAAATCAACTCTGAAGCTTACATGGGATGTAACACAGCAGCACATGTAAGATTGGAGAAAAATTCTCACACTAACCTTCCAAAAGCATTAAATAGTGCAACAATTTCTTGTCTTGTCAGCCGGAATCCGTAGGAAGGACCGCTTTCAGGTATCTTTCCTATcaggttttcagaaaacaggatCTTCAGCACCGTGCCCAAGCCTTGTGTCTGTGCAGGACAAACAAGATCATTTAATACAGGGGAGGGGGCTCACAAGTTTAACTTCACTTCCCTTCTTCATGTTTGCAAAGGTTCCTGTTGACATCAACTTCACAGGGCAAGACTTAGATTTCACTGAGCACAGTgaagagaaggaagcagaacGGAGCCAGGACGTTCTGTTTATTTAGACTTATTTTGATAGAGCTGCCCAACAGAGGCTTCCTGTCTAAGTTTGACCACACAAAGGTCAGTGCGGATCTTGCTGAACCCCTAGATGTTTGCCAGAGGCTCTGCACACCCTCTCCACTCTCCCAGACTCTCAGCTGCACCAGGTTTTCAGCTGCAGAGGCAACACACAGCTCCTGTATGGCCCAGAGAGCGTGCTGCTGGAATCAGCAGCACACTGCTTCCTGCTGACTGGACCCTGGTAAGAAATGAAGCAGCCCTGATCTGTATCTGGGAGCTGATGGGATCTAAGAGCTGCATTTGAGCAGAGTCCCACCAAGTGAGGTGCTTCCAGGCGTGCCCCAGACTGCTGGCCAAGCTTACCTGCAACTTCCCCCAGAGGCGACATTTGAAGCAGCCAACACAGTCCATTATCCTGGTAATGTTCTTGAAGTGTAGCCTGAATTCCTCCTAGGGGAAAAGACATTTAAGTTGATCACATTTACATGCGAATAAGGACTTCTTCCATGtattaattcattaattcaAACCCAATAATGTATTAATTCTGGAGTCTACCAACTAAGTCTCACCAAATTTAGCTTAAAATGCTTCCTCAGACCTTCCTCAAGGTACACCCTACAACCTGTAGCTTCCAACGAGTACCAAACCATCCAGAAAACCAAAATGGACTGGAAATACCTGGTCCAGTACCTTGACCATAGCAGAGTCCTGTTCAGATCTAACATTATTCTAGACACACACATGAAATACTGTTTAGGGAGAAAGTGCCCCAAAGGGAAGGGCTGGACAACCTTTAGTTTACCTTTAGTTTAGCAGCTTCCTTTTTATTCCCTGCAAAGAAGGAGTTTTCATCAAAATGCAGTGGAAAAGACCTGAAATAGAATGAAAAGAGTTTTAGCTCCCTATGGCTTGTTTGTGTGACTTCAATCCAGATTCACAGAAGTTTCTGGTTAGGTATGAGAGTGAAACTGATAGGTGTTAGACGCTGAACATCTCTAGATGTATTTTAAGTGCAAGCTGTTTGTTTCTTAGATCTCCTGGAGGCTTTCAGTTTTTAACTTGCATCTCACCTTGGAGACATTTTCAGCGATTGCTCTGTGGTTTCTAAGCAATTGTAGTCTGTTTTCTAGCAGACGTAAGCACTGAAGGCATGGGAGTGTGAAGAGAGAAATTCAAACATCAATCATGTTAGGAGACACCCACTCCATCTGGTTCTGGTATCTTCCATACCTTGTCCTCAGACCTCTGTCCAAACCTCTATTACCAACAtctttaggattttttttctagacaaaAAACATGAAGCCAGGACTGGTATTCCACAGATGACTCAAACAGGTAGCCAGTTTCAGGGCTGACATGTAGGTGGTTATTAAATTCAATTCTGCTAAACCCAAGAGGCTGCCTAGGCTATTAAACTGTGGGCTTAATTAGCCTGTTTTGCTATTTGAATGCAGATAGCAATGCAATCCCAACAATACTACCCAAATCACGCTATCCCACTGCAAGAAAGAACCCAGAACCTGCCTTTCTAGGCGCTTTAAGTGAAAGGTTAAGAGATGCCAGGGTTGAAAGAGCCATTCTCCCCAGGTACTGAGTGTAATTACTTGGCCAGATGGAGAATTTCCAGCAACAGGTTTTTGATTTCTGCATCGTGACTTTTGTTCCCTGTGTACAGCTGGAAACCTGGGCGGTCAAAGAATGGCAACACTTTGGACAGGGCCCGTAGCTCTATCAGGTAGAGAAAATAGAGGTTCTTGAGTCTTCTGGGGCCTTCCCCTCTGGTGAGGACTTCATCAAATCTCTGCTGGAACTCTGTAACATTGGGGCCCCATTTCTTCTCTGACCATGTAtctgagagcaaaaaaaaacaaaggaatgaGGTGGATGGGTATGGTTCCAGTTCACTGCTTCCCACTGTCCCAAGCAAATGGTGAAATATATCTCTAATCAAGGAGATCCAAGCTTTGTAGCAGTCACAGCCCTTCCACTAACCCCAATTGTTCAAGAGAGACATGCTTTCAACCAAACCCTAACAAATGCAGAACTGCAGATTTTAGCCACTTGGTTTAAAGCAGGTCCCAGGCGTATAAGCCAAAGCTAAAAATGGAGGCTGTTCGTTTTAAGCAGAATCAAGTCAAGTTGAAGAGCTTCTTGACATTTAAGTTGCCTGTTTCTGAAAGCAGTTCTGTGTAAGCTGGAGTTAGTTCAGCATTTGTGTGTACACGAAGAGGACAGGCTGGCTGTACCAGGCAGGCTGTGAAGATCCCTTTATTCCTGCCCTCAAAAGCCACCAACTTGCTGCAGAACTCAGAAGCAGTCTCCCTGCTTTGCTCCAAGCATCTGCAGAGGCCTCCTGATCACGTTGTGCTGGGAAACAGGGGAGTCGGAGGTTGAAAGGCTCCCTAATGAGCCCAGAAACCTTAAGAACATTCCTTCTACTGGGGAAacgtgaaaagaaaaaaagtaaccaAGGATCAGAGGAGATTGATCTCTATTTCCTATTATCAAGCTCTCACAAAGAATGTTTCTGCTTGCCTGTCCTATTGTGTGCTTAAGACTAAATAGAGCATGTAGTGGAAGTAAGAGATAATACAGTTGCCGACAtgtaaaaatgagaagaaaaataaaaggggaaagaagCTTCAGAGAATCTTCTAAATCACTGATAACCAGGGTAGCAGGAAAGGACTCTAACTCCAAGCTGAGGCAGGCTCTCTGCAAGATCATGGTGCCTCAGACAGGAATCTCTGCGAGGATTCAAGCTGAGCCAAGGACCAGCTCCTCAGAGCAGAGATCTTCTGTAGCCTTTCACCAACAGGAACTAGCCCTTTCTATGCAAGCCAAAGACACTTATTTTGCTCTCTGTAGCCACCTTATTTTCCTAATCTTCCCTGCAGAGTTCCAACTCATCTCCTGCCTTTGATGTTTCTCATTACCCTCTCAGCTCTAACATTGTCTAGCTTACATCAAGGCGAGGTGTAGGTAGGCTGTAGACACTTGAATATGATTACTTAAAATTAAACCAGTTATCCAAATTCTAACAGCTATCACAGTCTTCTGTACTTGATTTCTGTAAGCTTTAGTAGAATAAAGCTGGTAGACTTTGTCTACAGATACTATGGTAAACTAGTGTGACTAAATCCTTCAGGAAGTCAGAGGCTGCATCCCACACTGCATGAACAACACGCCACATTCCTTGGCCATGCGAGACACGTAAATCATGTTTTCACATCGCCCTAGATTTCCAACCTCAGCACTGAAATTTAGATTCTTACTTGTGGACAAAGgcgtgcaaaaaaaaaaaaatggaaatggctCAAGAGTCCTGGAAAAGCGCAGCCAGGCATTTCACAGTCTAGGTGAGATTGTTGCTAAACTGACTGTCATAAAAAACAGGCTCGCAAGAGACAGCCTTGATATGCAATTAGAAACCCACTCCAAAATAACCTTGGAGGAAGAATAAAAGGCATACGTGCTGGAAGCCTCGGTGCAGCGCACACAGTCCAGCCATTTTCAGACCTGAAGGCACGCGGTAACCACATTCCTGATTTTGTTACACAAGCTGTGTgctgagggagagagaggaagagcaCAGAAGTAGGCCTGAACCCTGCTGGAATGGGCTGCAAACAGTGTTTAGCTGAGCCACAAAGCGTACACCAGCGTCAATTTAGAGCTGACACAGAAGGAGTAAGGCAGAAAGTGGCAGTTACCTTGTAAGAGGTACCTGGCGCTCAAGTGAATGTTGATGCTTGCGTGGAGACCAGAAATGAGTTTGTAGAAAGCACGCTTCTCTATGCAGACACCTGAGAAGAAATGGGCATTTTAAGATACTGAAAGCATACCATAGATTGaatttttctctcctggctGTCAGACAGAAATCTAACCCAACCTGAGAGTGGCAAGCAGCTCCCACCCCCTTCCCAGCCATTTCGCATTCATCCCAAGAAAAGCAACCAAGTTTAGAAAAAAGGACTGTTAGAAAAAGGCTTACCTTTCAGCCACTTGTAAAACATATGCcctggaaacaaaaggaaaaggagcacaTCAATTTGAGGCACACCTTGCAGGAGGGCTTTAacaaataatgttattttaaactaCTTCTCTGGAGGCAGCTTTCAGAGGACAGCAGGATGACATGCTGACAGGACAAGGCTGGACACCCCCTGCAGCCAGGGAGGGCTGTCCCCATGGCCATGCCTGCTGCCCTAAAACCACCTCTGGGCCATACCCCAGAGGAATTCTGCTCGCTCCAGTTTGCAGAAGCACAAAGAGGGATGTTAGAAGAACACAAACTTTCCTCCACACCGAGTGATGCCACTAACAGAGCATGGTGGcaccaaacaaaaaagtctttccCACCTATCGCAGCTGGTGGGAAGCAAAAGCAATGCAGAACACCATGACCTAGGGGGAAACGAGGACCACAGATTGCTGTTCTTCTCTGGTGAGGGTAAGGAGAgggatatttttattagaaaaaaataaaaaagcacaactaAGTGTGTACAGTCACATAAACCAGTGTTGCACATTAATCCCTGCTACTTGCTTGAGAATAATCTggagaacaaaaacaatttgGAGGTAGTTTGGAGACGGGGAAGATGTCACATACACAGcctcagagctgcagggagcaatgGGATTTGCTCCCATGGGATTTGAACATGGGATTTTGGACAGCTCCTGATTTTACCTGAATAATGGTTCTGCTAACCAGGTGCATGACCTAATGGTACAGCTCATGACAACATGTTAAAGACTTCACATTTGCTTCTGTTATCAGTAAAAACAGAGTGCCACTCACCTCCATCATCTCCTGATGAGAAAAGCATGAAtgggggaggagagaagagaggagatcAGTTACACAAGACCAAAATTAAACTCTAAAGCACAAACAGTAAGACTGCTCAAAGACCCCATCCCTGCTTCCTGCAGTGCACTAGTCACTTGCATCAGCTCTGACAGGTATCAGATTAGATCCTGTTTTCATGTCCTCTTGCTTCCTCACCTGCAGGACAGCAAGCCTTCcctgggggaaggggggagagaggCTGATGTTCTAGATGTCTGGGCAAGTTGGGATATCAGGAGACATGGAGTCTTAGCAACCTTGGGCAAGAAGCTCTTGGTATGCTCCTGAAGTCCTTCCCTATGTTAATTTACATTATTTAGTCTTAATTTCTAAGGCAGAGTTTCTCTTACTAAATTGATTCCACGGAGGAACAACCCTGCCAGGGTCTCATTTTGGTCTCTCATGGATGAAAGGATGATACACTGCTAAGTACAAAAACCAGGGACCAAGAAAGAAGCCAGGGTTCAGTCCTGTTCCCAGCCTCTCCCAAACCCACATATCTTCCAGGAATGCATAATCAGACTTTTTCCTCCGTGATGGATGCTAGAGAGCCATCCTTCCAGGTGCCCTTGAATTAGCCATTGAATTCTAGACTTGATCAAgaactataaaatatttatcattcaGGAGAAGTAGCTCGCATAGCATTCGCTGCTTCTGTAGCTCAGATCAGCACACTACCAAACCACTTAGCAAGATAAGTGACTCACCTCGACCAGACGCCAAAGGTCTTTTTACATTTTGAGgtctaagaggaaaaaaaaaaagaaagtaaatagtTGACTGTCTCCTTGCTgtgcagaaacacagaagaaactACTTCTCTGCAGTTAAATAGCCTAAGGAGATCTCAGAAatcctcctgtgcttcagttttgcTCCAACAGGAAAGGGATAGAGAGaagtttgtctgttttttttttttttcctctagaatAAACAGCCAACAGGGGTTCATGGGGCAGCCACATGGCTTGTCCCCTGCTCTGACAGCCCACAGTGCACAAGCAGTGCAAAGACAGGAGGATGGGGATTAACGGAGCAGCTGTAGCACATGCAGCCCCTCCAAAAAGTCAGCATTGTGCCTGGCGACCTGGGGCACCTGTGTCCCAAAGCACCTACTTGAAGCAGTTTTCTTCATAAATACTGTTCCAAATCTTCCAGGCATCTGGGCCTTTGTAGCCCGTGTAGCGCTCAGGATTCAGGAGTAAATCCACGTACTCTGCGTCAGGAGAGTGGATGTCT is a genomic window containing:
- the ERO1A gene encoding ERO1-like protein alpha, whose protein sequence is MAAGAGLLRALGLAALLLPAVPRGPPGGAEHRCFCQVTGHIDDCTCDVETIDAFNNYKLFPRLNELLESDYFRYYKVNLKKPCPFWNDNSHCGIRDCAVKPCPTDEVPNGIRSASYKYSEEASNHAEECEEANRLGAVDESLSKETQRAMLQWTQHDDSSDSFCEADDIHSPDAEYVDLLLNPERYTGYKGPDAWKIWNSIYEENCFKPQNVKRPLASGRGDDGGHMFYKWLKGVCIEKRAFYKLISGLHASINIHLSARYLLQDTWSEKKWGPNVTEFQQRFDEVLTRGEGPRRLKNLYFLYLIELRALSKVLPFFDRPGFQLYTGNKSHDAEIKNLLLEILHLAKSFPLHFDENSFFAGNKKEAAKLKEEFRLHFKNITRIMDCVGCFKCRLWGKLQTQGLGTVLKILFSENLIGKIPESGPSYGFRLTRQEIVALFNAFGRVSTSVKELENFRNILRNMQ